The proteins below are encoded in one region of Bremerella sp. P1:
- a CDS encoding DUF932 domain-containing protein: protein MRWNFEYGHARVSDFRVEAERDLKSGRVNVTGIELHGEKLRPTKRFWKSMFMRFGFSESVFRYFDHGEVFQRISEKAPNDSVRFCLERGGAKGPRLLSVSNPKRPVITHEEVRGLLDQYDGKDIKYTEGVITSTHRPRSGDCDFEIGGDRFKHRFVMETPIDGFSQPKIYLSFLRMLCSNGAIGYSRAFRSDISLGKDIGHCISRALESYDNGEGYAGLRQRFESSQTSWASLNECNKLYKLLFRWDRSKSFDRPNVLTDFHRLTGRMNQMYGLTNLDALSEKRLRVLPAKCRVYDLVNFASEVATHHADEAASRTLQAYIGSLISDEYDMEGTAGEGSEFADFFVSDEKPANAMLN from the coding sequence ATGCGATGGAATTTTGAATACGGACATGCTCGCGTTTCTGATTTTCGTGTCGAGGCCGAGCGAGACCTGAAGTCAGGCCGCGTGAACGTGACCGGCATCGAACTGCACGGCGAGAAGCTTCGGCCGACGAAGCGATTCTGGAAGTCGATGTTCATGCGGTTCGGCTTCTCGGAAAGCGTCTTCCGCTACTTCGATCATGGCGAAGTCTTTCAGCGGATCTCGGAGAAGGCCCCCAACGATTCGGTTCGCTTCTGCCTGGAACGGGGCGGTGCGAAAGGGCCGCGACTGCTTTCGGTCAGCAATCCGAAACGCCCCGTGATTACGCACGAGGAAGTTCGCGGCTTGCTCGACCAGTACGACGGGAAAGACATCAAGTACACCGAAGGGGTCATCACCAGCACGCATCGTCCTCGCAGCGGCGACTGCGACTTTGAAATCGGCGGCGACCGCTTCAAGCATCGCTTCGTGATGGAGACCCCGATCGATGGTTTCAGCCAACCGAAGATCTACCTTTCGTTTCTGCGGATGCTGTGCAGCAACGGAGCGATCGGCTACAGCCGGGCGTTCCGCAGCGACATCAGCCTGGGCAAGGACATCGGGCACTGCATCTCGCGGGCTCTGGAAAGCTACGACAACGGTGAAGGGTACGCCGGACTACGGCAACGGTTTGAAAGCTCGCAAACCTCGTGGGCTTCGCTCAACGAATGCAACAAGCTGTACAAGCTGCTGTTCCGCTGGGACCGCTCGAAGTCGTTCGATCGCCCCAACGTGTTGACCGACTTCCACCGCTTGACCGGCCGCATGAATCAGATGTACGGGCTCACCAACCTGGATGCGTTAAGCGAGAAGCGTCTCCGCGTGTTACCAGCCAAGTGCCGCGTGTACGACCTGGTCAACTTCGCCAGCGAAGTCGCGACGCATCACGCCGACGAAGCGGCCTCGCGTACGCTGCAAGCCTACATCGGCAGCTTGATCTCCGACGAATACGACATGGAAGGCACCGCCGGCGAAGGCTCGGAATTCGCCGACTTCTTCGTCTCGGACGAGAAGCCCGCCAACGCGATGTTGAACTAA